GGAAGAGAGTAGAGCAAGGAGTTCGCATAGCTTCTGCATTCCCTCACCCCCAACCCCTCTCCCAGAGCGGGAGAGGGGCTTAAACATCTCTATTGATCGCAACTTACCTCTCAACGACTAGGGATCACGGACACACCGAAAGCCCACAAAAAGTTCACGGACGTGGGGGTAGTACCAATTACGAAATGAGTTACGGAGCACCCACGGTTGGGTTGCCCAACTACCGCCACGCAGCACGCGATGGGCTTGATCAAAATAAGCTTGGGAATAGCCCACATAGGGATAGGGTTGAAAACCGGGATAGGGGGCAAACCAACTGGCTGTCCATTCCCACACATTGCCTAATAAGTCATAACAACCCAAGGCACTTTGGCCGGCTGGATACTGATTTACAGGAGTAGTTCCCCCCACCTGATGTCCGTAATTGCAATGGCTAGCGGTTGGGCTGGCCTCTCCCCAGGGATAGGGGCGAGCTTGATGGGGATGCGGGGCAGGCGGCGCAAACGGGTCCCAACTGGCTGCTTTTTCCCATTCTGCCTCCGTTGGTAGACGCTTACCGACGAACCGTGCATAGGCATCTGCCTCATACCAGCTGACCCCACACACTGGATGGTCTGGCCGCTGTCCAGCGGCGTATAAAGGTCCTCGTACACCAGCCTGTTGTAACCACTGCCAACCCGCTTCTGACCACCATCGCCGATCGTCATAGCCGCCCGCAGCGATAAATCGGGCATACTGTCCCCAGGTAACGGGATAGCGATCGATCCAGTAGGAAGGTAACGTTACAGTATGGCATCGCTGCTCATTATCCAGGGCCATTGCTGCCTCACTCCCCATCGAGAAGGGTCCCCCTGGAATTGCCACCATCTCATCTCTCTCATCCCAACAACTCTCCACCGGCAACGTCCCGATATCGCTAGGAGACAGGCTAAGTGCGACAGGCGATGCAGATGCCGTTGGGTCAGCGGCTAGGCACAGGAGTTGGTGGACAAGGGTGATCGTTTCCAGATGCTGGCTTTCATGTTGCAGCAGAAACCGTCCCAACGGTTCCAGTTGGGGAATCGTTGCCGTTGACCAATAGTCCCCGACCTGAGTCCGCACCTCGTTGAGATAGGCGTAGAGGGTGGCGAGGTCGGGTAAATGGACGCGTTCTGCTTTGGGAAGACCATCCGCCGCAAACAGGGTGTCGTAGGCCGGGTTGAGGGGGGGATGCCCGATACCCCGCTGGAGCAGCCACAGGGCTTCGGTATAGGCAATATGGCCGATATGCCAGCCGATCGGGCTGAAATCGGGGTGGGCCTGACGGTCGATTAAGTCTGGATCGATCGTTGCCAGCACCGTCAGGGTCCGTTGCCGACAGGCTTGCAGCTCGGCCCAGAGATCTTGCAGGCGATCGGCAAGCGGGGCAGGGGGAGTGGGGCAACTTGACAGCAGGGAGGCGGGACGAGCGATCGGGGTTCCGTCAGCGGGCACCCCCCTAGGGGG
This DNA window, taken from Trichothermofontia sichuanensis B231, encodes the following:
- a CDS encoding SUMF1/EgtB/PvdO family nonheme iron enzyme, encoding MSTSFPSELPLGGRCAGEVSTHGQPPRGVPADGTPIARPASLLSSCPTPPAPLADRLQDLWAELQACRQRTLTVLATIDPDLIDRQAHPDFSPIGWHIGHIAYTEALWLLQRGIGHPPLNPAYDTLFAADGLPKAERVHLPDLATLYAYLNEVRTQVGDYWSTATIPQLEPLGRFLLQHESQHLETITLVHQLLCLAADPTASASPVALSLSPSDIGTLPVESCWDERDEMVAIPGGPFSMGSEAAMALDNEQRCHTVTLPSYWIDRYPVTWGQYARFIAAGGYDDRRWWSEAGWQWLQQAGVRGPLYAAGQRPDHPVCGVSWYEADAYARFVGKRLPTEAEWEKAASWDPFAPPAPHPHQARPYPWGEASPTASHCNYGHQVGGTTPVNQYPAGQSALGCYDLLGNVWEWTASWFAPYPGFQPYPYVGYSQAYFDQAHRVLRGGSWATQPWVLRNSFRNWYYPHVRELFVGFRCVRDP